Below is a genomic region from Granulicella sibirica.
CTTCGCCCCCGCATGAGCATTCAAAATCATCGGAACCAACACAATCAGGTTACCAAGTAGGATCGTAAACACCGCCTGTTTCCAGTTCATCCCACCCGCGATCAACGATGAAGCCAGCATGTACGTCGTCACCTCCATCGACATCGAGAACCACAACGCAATGTAGTTGTAAGTCCCCCACGTTCGATGAGCCGATGTCGTCGGAGCAAGATCCTCGTTATAAAGCCGCGGATCGTGCTCGATCACCGCCACATCCCCACCGGCCTTGGCAGGCGTCAGCATCAGGCATACCCTCCCGCATTCGCTTTCCGCTTCACAAAGCGGCCCCGCCCGGTCTCACCCACCCACGTGCCATCCTCAACCACTAACTCCCCCCGCGAGAAGACATGCTTGACATTCCCCTTCACCGTCCAACCTTCGAACATCGAGTAGTCCGTCGCCATGCACTGCGTCGCCGCCGAAATCGTATAGTCCTTCGCAGGATCCCACAGCAGCACATCCGCATCTTTCCCCACCGCGATTTCGCCCTTATTCGCCATGCCAAAGATCCGCGCCGGAGCCGTGCAACTCAACTCCACAAATCTCTCCGGAGTTATCCGTCCGCTGTTGACTCCAAAATGCCACAAAATTTGTAGCCTGTTCTCAACCCCCGGACCACCATTCGGAATCTTCCGGAAATCATCCTTCCCCAGCGACTTCTGATCCGCGAACCGGAATGGGCAATGATCTGTCGAGACCACGGCCAACGACCCATCCTCAAGCGCTCCCCAAAGCGGCTCCTGGTTCTTCTTCTCCCTCAGCGGAGGAGTAAACACATACTTCGCCTCCTCCCAACTCTTGCCCGGCATCTGCTCTTCAATCGACAGCACAAGATACTGCGTGCAAGTCTCCGCGATCGCTCGCAGCCCACGCTCCTGCGCATGCTTCAACTCGCGCAGCGCATCCTCATTCGAAAGGTGAACGATGTAAACCGTAGCCCCCGCCATCTCCGCCAGCGCAATCGACCGATGCGTCGCCTCCGCCTCAGCCTTGGTAGACCGGCTCAGCGCATGGTAGTGCGGCGCAGTCTTACCCTCGGCGACCATCTGCTCGACAACAATGTCGATCGCGCTTCCATTCTCCGCATGGATACAGCACAGCGCATTCAGCGCTCCCGCCTTCTGCATCACCCGAAACATCAACCCATCGTCGATCATCAGCACATTGGGATAAGCCATGAAGAGCTTGAACGAAGAGATCCCCTCGCTCACCATCTCCTCCATCTCCTTCAGCCCCGAATGCCCATCGCCCGGCCCAAGATCCGTAATCGCCATATGCAGCGAGTAATCGATACAAGCCTTCCCACGCGACTTCGCAAGCCATATATCCAAAGCCTCGCGCATCGAATGACCCTTCGCCTGCAGCGCAAAGTCGATCACGGTCGTCGTCCCACCAACCGCAGCCGCGATCGTGCCCGTCCGATAGTCATCCGCCGAAACAGTTCCCCCAAACGGCATATCGAGATGCGTATGCACATCGATGCCACCCGGCATCACAAGCAGTCCAGTCGCATCGACAACGCTATGCCCCGCCGCCTCGAGCCCCAGCCCCACAGCGGCGATGCTCTCCCCTTCCAGCAGCACATCCGCCTTCACCGCGCCGGTAGCATGCACCACGGTCCCATGCTGAATCAAAACTCCCATAAGCAACTCCCAAAATTACACATTCGGATTGATAACCTCCGAAGCCGCACCCTCCGCCACAAGCCCCGCAGCCGACCGCTCCGCCCACGTCTCCGGTGCCAATCCATTCTCAATCCGCTCCATCGTGATGCACCCATCTACCGGGCACACCAGGGAGCAAAGATTGCAACCCACGCAATGATGCTCATCCACCCGAGGCACACGCTCCAGCGGAGTCACCTTGCTCGACCTTCCCAGTCCACCCGCATCCAGCTTCGGGATCGGAGTCGTCGAAATCTTCCGCGCACTCTCCGCCGTCACCATATCCGGAGTCCGAGTAATATCCTGCACCGCCGCCGTCCGGTCAAGATGAATGCACTGATGCGCCCCATCCCAGCAAGCCGTATAGCAAAGCTGGCACCCGATACATAGATCCTCATGGATCCGCGCCACCACCTGGTAGTTCAGGTTGAGGTTCTTCCACTCCCTCACATTCGGCAGCGACAGCCCCAAAAAGTCATCGATAGTCCGATAGCCCTTCGTGCCCATCCACTCCAGCAACCCATCCTGCAGGTCTTCGATAATCCGATACCCGTAGTGCATCACCGCCGTACAAACCTGCACCGTTCCACACCCAAGCAGGATGAACTCGGCCGCATCCCGCCAGTTCCCCACCCCGCCAATCCCCGAAAGCGGCAGCGTCGAAGCCGCATCCGATTGCACCTGCTGCACCATGTTCAGCGCAATCGGTTTCACCGCAGGCCCGCAGTACCCCCCATGCGAGCTCTTCCCATCCACATTCGGCCTAGGCTCCAGCGTATCCAGGTCGATCCCCGTGATCGAGTTGATCGTATTGATCGCCGACAGCGCATCCGCCCCCGCTCTCTTCGCCGCCCGCGCCGGCATCCGAATATCCGAGATATTCGGCGTCAGCTTCACGATCACCGGAGTCCGAGCCTTCTCCTTCACCCACCCCGTAATCTGCTCGCAGTACTCTGGCACCTGCCCCACCGCCGACCCCATACCCCGCTCGCTCATCCCATGCGGACACCCGAAGTTCAGCTCAAGCCCATCCGCCCCGGCATCTTCCACCTTCTGCACAATGTCGTGCCACGTCTCCCGCTTGCTCTCCACCATCAGCGAGGCAATCACCACATGCTTCGGATACCGCCTCTTCACCTCGGCGATCTCGCGTAGATTCACCTCGGTCGGCCGATCCGAAATCAGCTCAATATTATTGAGCCCCATCATCCGACGCCCATCCCAGTCGATAGACGAGTACCGCGAGCTCACGTTTGTAATCGGGGCCCCGATCGTCTTCCACACCGCCCCACCCCATCCCGCATCGAACGCCCGCATAATCTGCTCGCCGCAGTTCGTCGGCGGAGCCGAAGCCAGCCAGAAGGGATTGATACACGGAATCCCGCAAAAGTTCGTCTCAAGCGTCGGAGTCACCTTAGCCATGCTGTCCCTCCAGCCAGGCCGCAATCCCCAGCCCTGCCCGTTTTCCATCGGCGACGGCGTCCACGACCTCTCGCCCTCCGTTTGTACAATCCCCACCCGCAAAATACTTCGCATGCGATGTCTGCCCCGTAACCCGGTCGATCAAAACGCGCCCCCGCTCCAACTCCACCTTGGCCCCCGCAAGAAATCCCGTATGTGTCCCCTGCCCGATCGCCATCACTACCATCTCCACCGGCACCGAAAACTCCGATCCGGCAACGGGCAGCAACGACCCGTCCTCCGAAGTCTCCAACTGCCCTAACCTCAACCCCTCGACTGCCTCATCTCCAACAAGCCCCACCGGCTGCACATACCAAAGGAACCGCACGCCCTCGGCCTTGGCATGCTCATATTCAAACCCGAACGCGGACATCTGCTCCACCCCACGCCGGTACACCATCGTGACTTCCTGAGCCCCAAGCCGCACAGCCGCAATCGCCGCGTCGATCGCCGTATTCCCCGCCCCGATCACCGCGACCCTCGCCGGAACACTCGTAATCGATCCCGACTTATACCCCTCGATCAGGTCGAGTGCATTCGTCACCCCGGCCATCTCTTCCCCGGCAATCCCCAACCGGTGAATTGCCCCGAGCCCCATCCCAAGAAACACCGCATCGGACCCGGCCTCGATCTCCGCAAGCTGAGCCGCATCCACCGTCACCCCGAAGCGGAACTCCACCCCCATCCCAGCCACCAACTCAATCTCTCGCAAGCTCTCCAGCAAAGGCAGCTTGTACTCCGCGATCCCGTACGTGTTCAACCCACCCGGCAGCTTGCGGGCGTCGTAGATCGTCGCCCGAATCCCCCGCTTGCGAAGCTCCACCGCGCAAGCCAGCGAAGCCGGCCCAGCCCCGATCAGCGCAACAGACTTACCCGTCTCCGCCCCAACCTCGAACGGCAGTCCAGCCCCCGTCGCATGAAACGCATCCATCGCAAACCGCTGCAGCCGCCCAATCTCGATCGGCTGCCGGTTGTACCGGTGCATCACGCAGGCCCCCTCGCACAGCACCTCCACCGGACAAGCCCGCGAGCAGCTAGCCCCAAGTACATTCGCCTCAAGAATTGTCTTCGCCGACCCCGAAAGATTCCCACTCGCAATCTTCTTGATGAACTTCGGCACATCGATATGCGTCGGGCAAGCCCCCGTGCACGGCGCATCGAAGCAGAACAGACACCGGTTCGCCTCCGGCACAGCCGCCTGCAAATCAAACGCAGGATGCAGATCGCCAAACCGCGCCACAATCTCAGGCTGAACCTGAACCTGCTCAAAAAAAGAAACTCGCTCACTCATCCGGACAGTCCCGCCTCCAGCGTGATCAAAATGGAGTACAAATCCACCCTGTCATCTCCCAGGGCAGCAGAACCAGCTTTTCTCTTCAATCGGAGAGTTGATTATGCACCATCGCGCCGCAAAAGTGGTTGCCGCCTGCGAGTCCCTACGCCTCTACCACCCACGCCATCGTCTTCCCGGCCAGCCGTCCAAACGCTTCACAAGCCATCCCCAGATCTTCCTTCCGCGTATCCTCCGCGCTGTTATGGCTCAACCCAGCCAGCGACTGCACAAACATCATCACCGTAGGAATCCCCGCCCGCGCCACCTCCGCCGCGTCATGCAACGGACCCGAAGGCAACCGGTGCGACACCCCCGCGACCTCCCGCACCGCCTCATCACACATCTCGACCAGCCGCGCATCGAATGGAATCGGCTCAATACTCCAGATCCTCGACCACTCGACCGTACATCCTTCCTCCCCCGCGAACTTCCGGCTCGCCCCATCCGCCCGTGCCAGCATCTCAGCCAGCACCTCCGCATCGAGATCCCGCATATCCAGCGTCGTCTCGCATCGCCCGACAACAGCAGTCACGATCCCCGGAAATGTCTTTACGCTCCCCATCGTCGCCACCGCATCCGCATGCTTCTTCGCAATCGGCCGAATCTCGAGCGCAAGCTTCGCAGCCGCAGCCAGCGCGTCTCGCCTCACCCCCATCGGGGTCGATCCCGAATGCGCCTCCTGCCCATAAAACGTGATCGCATGCCGCTCCACGCCTTTGGTTCCCGTCACCGCGCCAAGCGGAAGCCCCATCGCCTCCAGCACCGGCCCCTGCTCGATATGCAATTCAAGATAGGCCACCGCCCCAGCCTTCTCGACCGCAGCATCGCCAATCCGCTCGATATCGATCCCACACTCCCGCAGCGCATCCTCGAGCTTCACCCCATCCCGATCCGTCCGTACCCGATCCGCCGCGACCGTATGCGTCCCAGCGAACGCCGAAGACCCAAACAGGCTCCGCCCAAACCGGGCCCCTTCCTCATCCGCCCAATCCACCACCCGAACCGTAACCGGAGGGCGCCCGCCGTACTCCTCGTTTAAACTCCGCACAACCTCCAGCGAAGCCAGCACCCCAAGGCATCCATCCAGCCACCCACCGTTCGGCACCGAATCCAGATGCCCCCCAAGCAGCAGCACCTTCTCCGATTCACCCGCCAGCGTAGACCACGAGTTCCCCGCCGCATCCAGGTGATGCTCGAGCCCAAGCGCCTTCACCTTGTCCTGAAACCACCCTCGCGCCTTCAGCCACACCGGCGTCCACGCCACCCTCTGCGCCCCACGCGCATCCGCCGTCAAAGCCTTCAGTTCCTCTAAATCCGCAATCATCCTTCGTGCATCAAGCGCCAAGGTGTCCTCCGAAAAGAAGCTGGCTCGAAAGGACAGACTACTTTACCCGGCACATTCCACAAACCCGCCTAGCTGAGTTCGAGCACTTCCCGCACCTTGAGGCATAAGGCCATCGGTGTATACGGCTTTTCCAGAAACCGCATATCCTCCTCACGCCGAAGCACCTCCAGCATCTCCAGCGTCTCCATCGATCCTGACACCAGCAGAACCTTGATCCCGCGCCGCCAGCCCAGCACCTTCAGCGCCAGCTCCTGACCATTGATCCCCGGCATATTCATGTCCGTGATCAAAAGGTCGAAATCATCCGGCCGTTCCTGAATCCAATGCAGCGCCTCATCCCCATCACATACAGCGAGGACCGTATACCCCTTCTTCTCAAGGATCGTGGCGGTCAACATCCTCACCGCTCTATCGTCGTCCGCCAGCAGAATCGTCTCCGTCCCGCACGGTACGCTCGTCCAATCCACTGCCCGTTTGTTTTCTGAAACAACACCAGCCTGGTCTAATCCCAAAGACTTACCTTCCATCCTCGCTCCTCGAACGTTTTAGCGGAACTCTGACGTTTCCTCCATCGTTCACATCACATCGTGCCTGCCCGGGATACGCGAGAGCATACTCGCCTCGCGCCAAACCTGCCAACTTTTACCCCTATCCGATTGACCCTGACTCTCGCGTCGCGGTATCGTTACGACATAATCTTGGCGATGGGGTTCGCCGACGACGCTCGCCCTCCAAGGTGAAGCTGATGACTCCTACTTACGATAGGAGTCCCGTGCCCGAAACCTCTTCGACCTCGCACAAGTCCGCTACTCACAGCCTCACTATCGGCAGCTCTACAACTTTTGTGCAGCTTTTGCGGTGGATTCCCCTTGCGACCCTCGCTGGAATCCTCGCTGGCACCGCCTCCGCTCTCCTCCTCGTCTCGCTCAACCTAGCCACCACCCTGCGCGAGAATCATCCGTGGCTCCTCTATCTCCTCGCGCCAGCGGGGTTGGTCGTTGGCCTCCTGTATCGACACTTCGGAGCCTCCGTCGAGGCAGGCAGCAATCTCATCATCGACGAGATCCACAACCCCCAGGCAGTCATTCCCCTCCGCATGACGCCTCTCATCCTCCTTGGGACCTTCATCACCCACCTCTTCGGTGGCTCCGCTGGCCGTGAAGGCACCGCCATACAAACCGGAGCTTCCCTCGCCGACCAACTCTCCATCCCCCTTCGTCTCGCCCCCGCCAACCGCCGCATCCTCCTCATGGCCGGAGTCAGTGCAGGCTTCGCCTCCGTCTTCGGAACCCCGCTCGCCGGAGCCGTCTTCGGCCTCGAGGTCCTCGCCATCGGTTCCCTCAGCTACGAAGCCCTCTTCCCCTGCTTCATCGCCGCCTTCGCCGGAGACCTCACCACCCGCGCCTGGCACGTCCACCACACTCTCTACCAAGTCTCCTCCGTGCCCGCCGTCGACGTGCGCGGCATCCTCTCCTCCATCGCCGCCGGAATCGTCTTCGGCCTCATCGCAATGGCCTTCGCCCGAACAACTCACGCCGTCTCCGCCTTCGCCAAACGCCATATCGCCTACGCGCCTTTACGCCCGTTCGCCGGAGGCATCCTCGTC
It encodes:
- the preA gene encoding NAD-dependent dihydropyrimidine dehydrogenase subunit PreA; protein product: MAKVTPTLETNFCGIPCINPFWLASAPPTNCGEQIMRAFDAGWGGAVWKTIGAPITNVSSRYSSIDWDGRRMMGLNNIELISDRPTEVNLREIAEVKRRYPKHVVIASLMVESKRETWHDIVQKVEDAGADGLELNFGCPHGMSERGMGSAVGQVPEYCEQITGWVKEKARTPVIVKLTPNISDIRMPARAAKRAGADALSAINTINSITGIDLDTLEPRPNVDGKSSHGGYCGPAVKPIALNMVQQVQSDAASTLPLSGIGGVGNWRDAAEFILLGCGTVQVCTAVMHYGYRIIEDLQDGLLEWMGTKGYRTIDDFLGLSLPNVREWKNLNLNYQVVARIHEDLCIGCQLCYTACWDGAHQCIHLDRTAAVQDITRTPDMVTAESARKISTTPIPKLDAGGLGRSSKVTPLERVPRVDEHHCVGCNLCSLVCPVDGCITMERIENGLAPETWAERSAAGLVAEGAASEVINPNV
- a CDS encoding response regulator, with the protein product MEGKSLGLDQAGVVSENKRAVDWTSVPCGTETILLADDDRAVRMLTATILEKKGYTVLAVCDGDEALHWIQERPDDFDLLITDMNMPGINGQELALKVLGWRRGIKVLLVSGSMETLEMLEVLRREEDMRFLEKPYTPMALCLKVREVLELS
- the hydA gene encoding dihydropyrimidinase: MGVLIQHGTVVHATGAVKADVLLEGESIAAVGLGLEAAGHSVVDATGLLVMPGGIDVHTHLDMPFGGTVSADDYRTGTIAAAVGGTTTVIDFALQAKGHSMREALDIWLAKSRGKACIDYSLHMAITDLGPGDGHSGLKEMEEMVSEGISSFKLFMAYPNVLMIDDGLMFRVMQKAGALNALCCIHAENGSAIDIVVEQMVAEGKTAPHYHALSRSTKAEAEATHRSIALAEMAGATVYIVHLSNEDALRELKHAQERGLRAIAETCTQYLVLSIEEQMPGKSWEEAKYVFTPPLREKKNQEPLWGALEDGSLAVVSTDHCPFRFADQKSLGKDDFRKIPNGGPGVENRLQILWHFGVNSGRITPERFVELSCTAPARIFGMANKGEIAVGKDADVLLWDPAKDYTISAATQCMATDYSMFEGWTVKGNVKHVFSRGELVVEDGTWVGETGRGRFVKRKANAGGYA
- a CDS encoding voltage-gated chloride channel family protein → MPETSSTSHKSATHSLTIGSSTTFVQLLRWIPLATLAGILAGTASALLLVSLNLATTLRENHPWLLYLLAPAGLVVGLLYRHFGASVEAGSNLIIDEIHNPQAVIPLRMTPLILLGTFITHLFGGSAGREGTAIQTGASLADQLSIPLRLAPANRRILLMAGVSAGFASVFGTPLAGAVFGLEVLAIGSLSYEALFPCFIAAFAGDLTTRAWHVHHTLYQVSSVPAVDVRGILSSIAAGIVFGLIAMAFARTTHAVSAFAKRHIAYAPLRPFAGGILVTLAVLAIGTTRYIGLGIPTIVASFQTRLPIYDFAAKFLFTALTLGTGFKGGEVTPLFFIGSTLGNALSNLLPLPPSLLAGMGFVAVFAGAANTPIASTLMAVELFGAEAGAYAGIACVVSYLFSGHSGIYHAQRIGNSKYPQQNLPAALEAKLPE
- a CDS encoding NAD(P)-dependent oxidoreductase, which translates into the protein MSERVSFFEQVQVQPEIVARFGDLHPAFDLQAAVPEANRCLFCFDAPCTGACPTHIDVPKFIKKIASGNLSGSAKTILEANVLGASCSRACPVEVLCEGACVMHRYNRQPIEIGRLQRFAMDAFHATGAGLPFEVGAETGKSVALIGAGPASLACAVELRKRGIRATIYDARKLPGGLNTYGIAEYKLPLLESLREIELVAGMGVEFRFGVTVDAAQLAEIEAGSDAVFLGMGLGAIHRLGIAGEEMAGVTNALDLIEGYKSGSITSVPARVAVIGAGNTAIDAAIAAVRLGAQEVTMVYRRGVEQMSAFGFEYEHAKAEGVRFLWYVQPVGLVGDEAVEGLRLGQLETSEDGSLLPVAGSEFSVPVEMVVMAIGQGTHTGFLAGAKVELERGRVLIDRVTGQTSHAKYFAGGDCTNGGREVVDAVADGKRAGLGIAAWLEGQHG
- a CDS encoding Zn-dependent hydrolase, whose protein sequence is MALDARRMIADLEELKALTADARGAQRVAWTPVWLKARGWFQDKVKALGLEHHLDAAGNSWSTLAGESEKVLLLGGHLDSVPNGGWLDGCLGVLASLEVVRSLNEEYGGRPPVTVRVVDWADEEGARFGRSLFGSSAFAGTHTVAADRVRTDRDGVKLEDALRECGIDIERIGDAAVEKAGAVAYLELHIEQGPVLEAMGLPLGAVTGTKGVERHAITFYGQEAHSGSTPMGVRRDALAAAAKLALEIRPIAKKHADAVATMGSVKTFPGIVTAVVGRCETTLDMRDLDAEVLAEMLARADGASRKFAGEEGCTVEWSRIWSIEPIPFDARLVEMCDEAVREVAGVSHRLPSGPLHDAAEVARAGIPTVMMFVQSLAGLSHNSAEDTRKEDLGMACEAFGRLAGKTMAWVVEA